GACCGTGGAAGATCTGAGCCAGCGTTCGGCCAGCATCAAGACGATTGTCGATCTCATCAAGGATATTTCTGATCAGACTAATCTGCTGGCACTGAATGCGGCTATCGAGGCAGCCCGGGCCGGGGAAACCGGACGCGGTTTTGCTGTGGTGGCAGATGAAGTGCGCAAGCTGGCGGAAAAGGTGAAAAAGGCTACCGACGAAATTTCCAGCAATATCGATGGCATGCTGGGCCTGGTGTCGGATACCCAGGTGGAAACCAACGAAATTACTGCCGGTACCCACCAGGCAAGAGACGTGGTTTCCCGTGCATCGCAGCATTTTGGCCGCATGATGGGCGATTTTGAAACTACCGCCAGCAGTCTGACCCAGATAGCCGGCACCATGGAGGACTTTGCCGAAACCAACCGGCAGGTCAATCGCCACGTCTCCGAGATTCACGGGCTTGGCCAGCAGGTAACCGAGCGCCTGAATCATACCGAGCAGGTGGCTGACGAACTGTCTGGTGTGGCCGAGCAGGTTCAGGAAATGGTATCCCGCTTCATTATCGGAGAGGGCGAGTTTGACCGTATGATCGGCCTGGCACGTCATCTGCGCGATCATCTGCAAGGCATGCTGCAACAGCAGCTGCAAGGTGGTGCCGATATCTTTGATAAGCGCTATCAGGCGATTCCCGGCAGCAAACCAACCAAATACCATACTGCTTATGACGAGAAGCTGGCCGGGCTGGTGCAGCCGCATTACGACGCACTGGTGCGTGATGTAGTCGGAGGACGCTTTTGTCTATTGGTTGATACCAATGGCTACGCCCCAACGCACAATAGCTGGTATAGCCAGCCCCTGAGCGGCGATGAAGAGAAAGATCTGGTAAACAGTCGCGACAAGCGCATGTTTGCTGATCCGGCCGGGCTGAAATCAGCACGTAATACCGAGCCTTTTCTGCTGCATACCTATATGCGGGATACCGGCGAGATTCTTTCCGAGCTGACATTGCCGGTCTTTGTGGATGGCCGGCATTGGGGGGCGCTGCGGCTGGGTTTTGATCCCAGCAGCCTGCTGGAGGCGGCTGGCCTGGAAAACAAGACCAAGCGCTGAATGGCAAGCCAGAATGAAAAAAGAGGCCTTTGGGCCTCTTTTCATTTTCCTGCCTGCAGGAGGATTCAGTCCAGCTGCGAGGTGCAGCACGGACAGCGGCTGGCCTTGAGCGGCACGCTGGACAGGCAGTAACGACATTCCTTGGTAGCCGGAGTGGGAGCGGCTTCCGCCGGGGCTTCCCGCTTCAGTCTGTTGATGGCCTTCACCAGCATGAAAATGGCAAAGGCAACAATGGTAAAGCTCACCAGCGAATTGATGAACAGGCCGATATTCATTGTCACTGCACCAGCCTGTTTGGCGGCTGCCACTGAAGCGTAAGGCCCAGCCTGCTTGACGCCTTCCTTCAGGACCAGAAACAGGTTGGCAAAGTCGACATTGCCTACCAGCAGGCCAATAGGGGGCATGATTACGTCATCGACCAGCGATTTGACGATGGAGCCGAAGGCACCGCCAATAACCACACCAACGGCTAGGTCGATTACATTGCCCTTGACGGCAAATTCCTTGAATTCTTTCAGAATGGACATGACTGATCCTTTGAGTTTTGTTTAATACAGTGTTAACCAAACTCTAGTTTAGCATGAATATGCTGATATGTTGCTCAGCGCATTCTTGGGTATCAATGCAGAGCTTGTCAAAAGGAAAAAAGAATCCAGGTGGGCGGAAGGCAGAAGAGGCAGATATAAAACAAAAAACCGCCTCATGAAGGCGGTTCTCTGTGAAGGTATTTGGCTCCCCGAGCAGGGCTCGAACCTGCGACCTGCGGATTAACAGTCCGTCGCTCTACCAACTGAGCTATCAGGGAATAAAACAGCATGCATTGCGAGAGTGGCTCCCCGAGCAGGGCTCGAACCTGCGACCTGCGGATTAACAGTCCGTCGCTCTACCAGCTGAGCTATCAGGGAATAACCGGGCAATGCTTAGATTGTGGGGTCTTGGCTCCCCGAGCAGGGCTCGAACCTGCGACCTGCGGATTAACAGTCCGTCGCTCTACCAACTGAGCTATCAGGGAACATCCAAGAGAGTGCGAACTATACCGATGGGAATCAGGCCTGTCAACGCTTTGGCGGTGATTTTGGCAGCTTTTTCTTTGCCTTGGTATCGAGGTGTAACTAAGTGCATGACGCGAAAAGAATATCGCGGCGGCATGGGAGTAGCTATTGTTATCGTACTGGTAGAAA
The sequence above is drawn from the Aquitalea denitrificans genome and encodes:
- a CDS encoding methyl-accepting chemotaxis protein — protein: MEWFWRIYTLVEKTIFYTLTRKLCSFFFLSLFQLIMLVYVYLVLTDIRGQLNGSGMSATTLESIRSSIDGAIFWSASLWLAGFVFVCFMVWYLRYLIVRPLKMIIGIFNEIGAGEGDLSRDIPTITHDEIRDVSVSYNRFQLKMREIISNVRLMTVRIAMDSARTRKNVSESLGSAVRQDEFATRVRDASDQTTNGINQVTGQTQSISSSTLSNLDVARESYDELKTVADRIFDISQKVGHFNQTVEDLSQRSASIKTIVDLIKDISDQTNLLALNAAIEAARAGETGRGFAVVADEVRKLAEKVKKATDEISSNIDGMLGLVSDTQVETNEITAGTHQARDVVSRASQHFGRMMGDFETTASSLTQIAGTMEDFAETNRQVNRHVSEIHGLGQQVTERLNHTEQVADELSGVAEQVQEMVSRFIIGEGEFDRMIGLARHLRDHLQGMLQQQLQGGADIFDKRYQAIPGSKPTKYHTAYDEKLAGLVQPHYDALVRDVVGGRFCLLVDTNGYAPTHNSWYSQPLSGDEEKDLVNSRDKRMFADPAGLKSARNTEPFLLHTYMRDTGEILSELTLPVFVDGRHWGALRLGFDPSSLLEAAGLENKTKR
- the mscL gene encoding large conductance mechanosensitive channel protein MscL, which translates into the protein MSILKEFKEFAVKGNVIDLAVGVVIGGAFGSIVKSLVDDVIMPPIGLLVGNVDFANLFLVLKEGVKQAGPYASVAAAKQAGAVTMNIGLFINSLVSFTIVAFAIFMLVKAINRLKREAPAEAAPTPATKECRYCLSSVPLKASRCPCCTSQLD